In Streptomyces sp. NBC_00341, the DNA window CGCCTTCCTCTTCTTCCTCTACGGCGCACGGCTCTCCACCGCCCAGGCGCTCGACGGCGTCCGGCACTGGCGGCTCCACCTCACCGTCCTGGCCTGCACGTTCGTCGCGTTCCCGCTGCTGGGGCTGGCGAGCGAGGGGCTGGTCCCGTATGTACTGACGCCCCAGCTCCAGAGCGGCTTCCTCTTCCTCTGCCTGGTCCCCTCGACCATCCAGTCGTCGATCGCCTTCACCTCGATCGCCCGGGGCAACGTGCCCGCAGCGATCTGCGCGGGCTCCTTCTCCTCGATCGCCGGAATCTTCGTCACCCCGCTGCTCGCGGCGGCGCTGCTCGGCAACAGCGGGGGCGGATTCTCCGGGGACGCGCTGCTGAAGATCGGCGTCCAGCTGCTGCTGCCGTTCGTCGCGGGACAGCTGCTGCGCCGCTGGATCGGCGGCTTCATCGCCCGGCACAAGAAGATCCTCGGCCTGGTCGACCGGGGCTCGATCCTGCTCGTCGTCTACACCGCGTTCAGCGAGGGCATGGTCGCGGGCATCTGGCACCAGGTCACCCCGGCCCGGCTCGGGGCGCTGCTCGGCGCCGAGGCGGTGCTGCTCGCACTGATGCTCACGCTGAGCTGGTACGGGGCCAAGCGGCTCGGCTTCGGCCGGGAGGACCGCATCGCCATCCAGTTCGCCGGCTCGAAGAAGAGCCTGGCCTCCGGCCTGCCCATGGCCAGCGTCCTGTTCGGCGCGCAGGCGAGCCTGGCCGTGCTGCCGCTGATGCTCTTCCACCAGACGCAGCTCATGGTGTGCGCGGTGCTCGCGAAGCGGCGCGCCCGTGACCTGCGGGAGACGGCCACGGACGGCGAGGCGCTGACGGCGGCGCCCGTCACCGTGACCTGACGGCCGCGAGGGCGCCTCGCGGCCGGGCGGCGGAGGCGCCTCAGCCCCGGCCGGCCTCGGTATCCGCCTCCAGGGCGATGCGGTGCTCACCCGCGTACACGTTCATGGAAGGCCCCCGCAGGAAGCCGACCAGGGTCAGACCGGTCTCCGCCGCCAGGTCGACGGCGAGGGAGGACGGCGCGGAGACGGCCGCCAGCATCGGGATGCCGGCCATCACCGCCTTCTGCGCCAGCTCGAACGAGGCCCGGCCGGAGACCAGCAGGATCGACCGGGACAGCGGCAGCCGGTGGTCGGTGAGGGCTCGCCCGACCAGCTTGTCGACCGCGTTGTGCCGCCCCACGTCCTCCCGTATGTCCATCAGCTCGCCCGTCTCGGAGAACAGCGCCGCCGCGTGCAGGCCCCCGGTCCGGTCGAACACCTGCTGCGAGGCGCGCAGCAGGTCGGGGAGGGCGGACAGCAGCGCGGGCTCCACCCGGAGCGGGGGAGTGTCGGCGACGGGGTGCCGGGTCGTGGTGCGGACCGCGTCCAGACTGGCCTTCCCGCACAGCCCGCAGGACGACGTCGTGTAGACGTTGCGCTCCAGCGTGATGTCCGGGACCACGACACCGGGCGCGAGCCGCACGTCCACCACGTTGTACGTGTTGACCCCGTCGGCCGTCGCCCCGGCGCAGTACACGATCGACTGCACCTCGTGGCCCTCACCGATCACGCCCTCGCTCACCAGGAAGCCCGCCGCCAGCGCGAAGTCGTCGCCCGGGGTGCGCATCGTGATGGCGAGCGGCTTGCCGTTCAGCCGGATCTCCAGCGGTTCCTCCGCGACGAGCGTGTCGGGGCGGGTGGACACGGCCCCGTCCCGGATACGGATGGTGCGGCGGCGCTCGGTGACCCGTCCCATGACAGCCAGACCCGATTTCTGTACGTGGTGGAAGCCGAAGCGGCCCTTGGTGCGGAGGTTGCCCGTCGGGCACCGGCTGCGTCGAGGTGACCCCCACGG includes these proteins:
- a CDS encoding bile acid:sodium symporter family protein, with protein sequence MSRRKPKLPSWLPLDPYILALIGTVVLAALLPASGAAAEVAGGASTGAVAFLFFLYGARLSTAQALDGVRHWRLHLTVLACTFVAFPLLGLASEGLVPYVLTPQLQSGFLFLCLVPSTIQSSIAFTSIARGNVPAAICAGSFSSIAGIFVTPLLAAALLGNSGGGFSGDALLKIGVQLLLPFVAGQLLRRWIGGFIARHKKILGLVDRGSILLVVYTAFSEGMVAGIWHQVTPARLGALLGAEAVLLALMLTLSWYGAKRLGFGREDRIAIQFAGSKKSLASGLPMASVLFGAQASLAVLPLMLFHQTQLMVCAVLAKRRARDLRETATDGEALTAAPVTVT
- the fdhD gene encoding formate dehydrogenase accessory sulfurtransferase FdhD, yielding MGRVTERRRTIRIRDGAVSTRPDTLVAEEPLEIRLNGKPLAITMRTPGDDFALAAGFLVSEGVIGEGHEVQSIVYCAGATADGVNTYNVVDVRLAPGVVVPDITLERNVYTTSSCGLCGKASLDAVRTTTRHPVADTPPLRVEPALLSALPDLLRASQQVFDRTGGLHAAALFSETGELMDIREDVGRHNAVDKLVGRALTDHRLPLSRSILLVSGRASFELAQKAVMAGIPMLAAVSAPSSLAVDLAAETGLTLVGFLRGPSMNVYAGEHRIALEADTEAGRG